In Oryza sativa Japonica Group chromosome 1, ASM3414082v1, the genomic stretch ATTATTGTATTCATTAAATGCCTTAAGGACCTTTGCAAACTACTGAAACAAATTCAGGTTGTCAAGCTCatgaaaaagaaaggaacaaGTATGGTAATAGTAGAGGCTGCAGGAGCTGGCGACATAATTTCAATGGCTGGATTGGCTGCTCCAGCAATTGGGCATACTGTGTCAAATTCAGATGTAGGTTGCTAATTCGTGCTGCTGAACGTGTTTCTATTGTCAGATATTCCTTGTACTAATAATGGTTGTACAATATAGATTTTGACTGCCCTTCCTACAATTGAGTTGGACCCTCCCACAATATCTATGACTTTTGGTGTGAATGATTCACCACTGTCTGGCCGCGATGGCACTCATGTAAGTAGCAAACAATTAACCTAGACATCAAAGTGTTCCTATTTATTCCTCATATTGTTTTCATTGTCCTTTTTGCTTTTGATGAAAATTcatgcatatttgttttgttttcctaTACATCAAAGTGTTCTTATTTTGCTTTTCATGTtcctattttgtttttttgcttaAAGTTAGGTTATTGTTTTAAGATAGATTTCAGATTCCTGTAGGAGCTGCTAATATGTTAATGGAACCATGATAATCAGATGGTGTTATAACTTCCACGCACTATGTTGCTCTGGATTTGGGGATGTCATATGCAGGATTCTAAAATTTAAGGAACTAGTTAATTCATATTGGATCTGAAAATTTGTTGCAGACTGAAATATATTAGTTATTTTACCTTTTCCTTTTTAAGAAAAAGAGAATATAACATTTGCTCACTGCAATATAACTTGTATCACTAGATCTTGTTCATAGTCACTACTTGAAGTCTTGAACTACAAATAATGGGTAGATATCAAATGTTGACTTGCTGAGCATGATACTACTAGATCATAATTTTCCTGTCAAAATAATCAGAAGGCAAACATACCATACATTTTTAATCATCTGAATTCAGTTACTAGCGCATAGGTTTTCCTAAATCTATCGGTGGAGCTAGTCCTCTGAATGAAGTTTTAAATTGGTAGGTGAGAGTAAGGACTAAGAAGCTAACACCATTAGTCTTGGAGGTCTAAATCCAAGGTATGGTACTAGCCTCCTAGGTGTTTTTGCAATGCTATCCAGGCTGGTTTTTGGGCAGTATGTACATACTTTTATTTAATGTGAAGTTTTATGTCATTTGTTTCTGAGGAATGGTGCGGTCAAATTTAAATTAGGATATAACGATGCAAAGTATGGAAGCCTTGGTGCCTCTAAGTAAAACACACCAGCGTTCGATCTCCTTTGTTTGAATGACATAGATAGATCCAACCACAGCTATTCTAAATCAACTTCATAGGTTGCCTATGCTGACTACACATAGTCTGGAAAGAGCCTAATTACCAATCTGTATGGTGCTATAGTAATATAAATTTGTATTCAATAAATCAAGCAATAATAGCTGCCCTCTTTTTCTGAGGTCCATCTAAAATTTTGTAGCTAACTGGAGCGAAAATAGGCAACCGCCTAATGGCAGAAGCAGAAACGAACCTGGCAATTAATGTTCTTCCTGGACCATTATCAGAATCTTATGAAGTTCAAGGAAGGGGAGAACTTCAGTTAGGTAAGTATATGTACCACTGATGAAATCCCTTCTTTTTCTGATATATGCTATTTAActgcttttttttcttgatttatttGAGAGCACTTCATACGTCAACCTCGTGTACAATATAATGAAAAGTTTCCTGCCAACTATAGCATTTGATGATCTGCATAACTTCCAGGAATCTTGATTGAGAATATGCGCCGCGAAGGATTTGAGCTTTCAGTTTCACCCCCAAAAGTGATGTGAGCACCAATATTCCACATATTATACTCTTTGTATGCTTACGTTTTCACTTCAGCCTGAAGTTCTTTAGTTCAATTTTCTTTCCAACAGTATTAGAGAAGCTAACCGTTTGTAGCTAGATATTTTGTTCTATTACTTTGTTTCACCCTGAAGTAGTTATATTCCCTGTTCTGTGGAAATACACTTTCCACTGATATCGAACTCTGTATCTGAGCAATTTGGCAGCACTGTTCCCACTATTAACTAATTTATGTATTAATTGAAATAGGTATAGAACAGACCGTGGAGAAAGGTTAGAGCCTATTGAAGAAGTAACTGTTGAGGTAGAAATATGGAACCTTGTTTGAACTTCTTTGTTTTTAGTTGTTTACTTTGTTCTAAACTTGTATTCATAAACTGTTAATGTTTGAACATATTGTAGGTAGACGAGGAGCATGTTGGATTTGTCATGGAAACCCTGACACACAGGAAGGGTGAAGTAATGGACATGGGCCCTGTTCCAGGGACAACTGGGAGAACTCGGATCTTTTTGACCTGCCCATCTAGGTGATTAGTGCATATAATTACCAGCTGCATGATGTGTCACCTTCAAAAGCATATTATAGTTGATGCCAATTTTGGACTCGATTGTCTTTTGCCATGTATTTCAGTCTGGTTCTCAATTTTTTATGATACGAAATGATGCATTATGTATGCAGGGGTTTGGTGGGATTCAAAGGAATATTCAGCAGCTTTACACGTGGAACTGGGTTTATGCATCGCGCTTTCCAGGGTATGCTATTTCTTATTAAGTCCTAGATGATTTCCTTAACTCGCCTATGCATTTTTTTGAAGTAAACCACGCCATTGATGCCACCAACTAGATTTTATTGAGAGTATTTGACCTTGGTTTCTCTATGATTGCAGCATATGCTAAATACAGAGGTCAGCTGGGCAATGTTAGAAAAGGAGTTCTGGTAATGCCAATTCCTTCAGTTTCATAATTTCTTCTGTTTACTCTTATCTGTCTTCATACCAAACAAGTTTTACATTATTTTGCAATAATAGACAGCAATGAATTTTTAAACCAAGAATTAAGCAAATGAAATAAAAGAAGGAATATGTCATTAAATGTAAGCAGGATTTGATGAACTGCACCTTATTCTGCTCAACTCAACATGACAAATGTAAGTGCTCTTATGTGTATATGTAGGTATCTGTCGGCAAGGGACTTATCACTTCACATGCACTTATGAGTTTAGAAGCTCGTGGTATTCTGTTTGTTTCTCCTGGGATGGAGGTATCGACATTTATTCATTTTGTTACTATGATCTACCATCTAAGAGTAGGGGGTTTCCTTATtcctctttctttctcctttcTTTAAGGCGTACGAAGGCATGATTGTTGGAGAGCACTCACGTGACAGTGATCTTGATGTAAGTTGATTATATGCTTATCAATGAATTAGGTTTCTCTTCTAATACACAAACTAAATAACTCTTCTGTTGTTCAGATCAATCCTGTGAGAACTAAAGAACTTACAAACATTCGAGCTCCAGGAAAGGATGAAAATGTCAGGCTTTCTCCACCACGATTGGTATGTTGTGTTTTAACTTTTACCAAGACATCAGCATTCAGGAGATATCACTTTATCACCCTACAGACTAAATGGTGCTGCTTTAAACACTAGTTAACAACTTAATACCAACGGAAGCCTTGCAAGCTTTATAATATTCGCGTCACACTCTCCCTTGGGTTTTGGGAACTGAGGAGACCATAAATCTAGATTATGTGCATTCTTTGCTGAAAAATGtcatttgcttccttcctttaGCTTCCTCGGAAATGATTGTTACATAATCTTAACTAAAGGCACTGAATCATGCAGATGAGTTTGGAAGAGGCAATTGGATATGTTGCTGCAGATGAGCTTATTGAGGCAAGTTTTCTGTATTTGCTATTGATGATTCTACTTGTACttgtgtgaggactaagtggcACAAGCAGCGCATAGAGATGAGCTTTCCATTTTTCCCGATTCTTATTCCGATTCTTTTTTGGCTTGTTACTTTTAGctctagaaataaaaaaaaaatcctggttttttttttggattttgaaATGACTTGTTGACGACTATTGCCAATGTATAAAACCACTTACATTTCAGAAAAAAATCCTCTGCCAGACGGAGATTCTGCAGGCTAATGAATGGGTGCATTGTTATTTCTACCATATAATACAATGGCATGTTACAAACAATATTAAGAACCAAACAAAGAAAGCAATCAATAAGCATCCACCTGCAGTTTCTGCTATATAGTTTGCTACTAGCATTTGTAAAGGATTATCAGAAATCTAAATTAGAGATGTGTTCTCTGTGCATGGGTTGGAATGTAGGAATGCAGCCtacaaaacaaaatgcatgCTACAATATATGCATGTTAGTCCAcattcaaatccaaatttaagttACTCTACATGCTGCTagcttttttttgtttattagAAGTGCAGATTATCCTAAGAAAATAATCTTATTTTGTGGAATATTACTCCCAATCTTTTACCAAAAGAAAATAATCTTCTTGCTTGATTTAAGCTTAACTGTTCCAACTCCTATTCCAGTTTGCTCCTGGAGTTTCATATTGACATTTGAGCTTCATCAGGTTACTCCCAAGGTCATTCGGCTTCGGAAGAAATATCTGGATGCCACGAAACGTAAGATGATGAAAAACAAACCAATGGATTGAAGCTTCAGTGACACTAAACGAAGTTTTGTGAGTGCTGCTACATTAGTCTATAATAATCCAAAAGGCGCAGATGCATCCTATTTATGTATAGGTTGGCGGATAGCTTTTTCAAGTGCTGCCAGCGTTCCTCACCATGACCCAGCATGAAAATTTTATTCAGCCGTGGGATGATAATGATTCACGGCATGCTAAGAACGAATAAGCCCGTGATTGGAGCTACTGCTATAACAGAAATACAGAACAGGGTGGGTGGGCTGGTAACATGGATTACCTCTGGAA encodes the following:
- the LOC4327008 gene encoding uncharacterized protein — translated: MATGMLLRGLRSAASRTSPVFPTSASSPAPYVSPLLRRLYSAAAASAAASPALGPGGALDPSRIRNVAVIAHVDHGKTTLMDRLLRQCGADIPHERAMDSISLERERGITIASKVTSVSWKENELNMVDTPGHADFGGEVERVVGMVEGAVLVVDAGEGPLAQTKFVLSKALKYGLRPILLLNKVDRPSVSEETCNEVESLVFDLFANLGATEEQLDFPVLYASAKEGWASLEFTKSPPDNAKNMSALLDSILQHVPSPKADLEAPFQMLVSMMERDFYLGRILTGRVRSGVVRVGDKVHGLRSTDDGVQKIEDGKVVKLMKKKGTSMVIVEAAGAGDIISMAGLAAPAIGHTVSNSDILTALPTIELDPPTISMTFGVNDSPLSGRDGTHLTGAKIGNRLMAEAETNLAINVLPGPLSESYEVQGRGELQLGILIENMRREGFELSVSPPKVMYRTDRGERLEPIEEVTVEVDEEHVGFVMETLTHRKGEVMDMGPVPGTTGRTRIFLTCPSRGLVGFKGIFSSFTRGTGFMHRAFQAYAKYRGQLGNVRKGVLVSVGKGLITSHALMSLEARGILFVSPGMEAYEGMIVGEHSRDSDLDINPVRTKELTNIRAPGKDENVRLSPPRLMSLEEAIGYVAADELIEVTPKVIRLRKKYLDATKRKMMKNKPMD